In Ctenopharyngodon idella isolate HZGC_01 chromosome 20, HZGC01, whole genome shotgun sequence, the following proteins share a genomic window:
- the LOC127502528 gene encoding trace amine-associated receptor 13c-like: protein MDLSSQEYDPTEFCFPAVNNSCLKGTHLVSTQTVLYLILVSAMTVTILGNLVVIISIAHFKQLQTPTNILVMSLALTDLLLGLVVMPFSMIRSVNGCWYYGDAFCLLHSTFDLFLTAVSIAHLVCIAIDRHQAVCYPLQYPTRITIPVAWVMVLISWTLVAVYSYGIAYSKANVEGLEEYIESIYCMGSCTLLFNALWGALDAIIGFFLPCSVMVGLYARIFVVAKKHARKLDDAHQQENENVFKSSRRSERKAAKTLGVVMGVFIICWLPYFINSIIDPYINFSTPVALLEVFVWLAYINSTINPIIYGLFYPWFRKTLSLILTMRIFEPNSSDINVFTI, encoded by the coding sequence ATGGATTTATCATCACAAGAATATGATCCCACTGAGTTTTGTTTTCCTGCAGTGAACAACTCTTGTCTTAAAGGCACACACCTTGTGTCCACTCAGACTGTGTTGTATCTCATATTGGTGTCGGCGATGACTGTGACCATTCTAGGAAATTTGGTGGTCATCATCTCCATAGCGCACTTCAAACAGCTCCAGACTCCCACTAACATCCTGGTGATGTCTCTGGCTCTCACAGACCTGCTGCTTGGACTGGTGGTCATGCCTTTCAGTATGATCCGTTCTGTCAATGGTTGCTGGTACTATGGAGATGCCTTCTGTTTGCTCCACTCCACTTTTGACTTATTTCTCACAGCTGTGTCTATTGCGCATCTTGTTTGTATTGCTATTGATCGACATCAGGCTGTGTGTTATCCGCTTCAATACCCTACAAGAATAACCATACCTGTTGCATGGGTCATGGTGCTGATAAGTTGGACCTTGGTTGCAGTATATTCATATGGTATAGCGTACTCAAAAGCTAATGTGGAAGGACTGGAGGAATATATTGAGTCAATATACTGCATGGGAAGTTGCACTCTGCTTTTCAATGCATTGTGGGGGGCTTTAGACGCAATAATAGGTTTTTTCTTGCCTTGTTCTGTCATGGTTGGACTGTATGCAAGAATTTTTGTGGTTGCAAAAAAGCATGCTAGAAAACTTGATGATGCACACCAGCAGGAAAATGAGAATGTGTTTAAAAGCTCTCGACGATCTGAGCGTAAAGCAGCAAAAACTCTTGGTGTGGTCATGGGTGTCTTTATTATTTGCTGGCTGCCGTATTTTATTAACTCTATTATTGATCCCTACATCAACTTTTCCACCCCAGTTGCTCTCCTTGAAGTGTTTGTCTGGTTAGCTTACATTAACTCAACCATAAACCCCATCATATATGGCCTTTTCTATCCATGGTTTAGAAAAACCCTTTCTCTTATTTTAACAATGAGAATATTTGAACCAAACTCGTCTGACATCAATGTTTTCACTATTTGA
- the LOC127502551 gene encoding trace amine-associated receptor 13c, producing the protein MDLSSQKYDPTEFCFPAVNNSCLKGTHLVSTQTVLYLILVSAMTVTILGNSVVIISIAHFKQLQTPTNILVMSLALADLLLGLVVMPFSMIRSVDGCWYYGDVFCLLHSSFDLFLTSVSIFHLIFIAIDRHQAVCYPLQYPTRITIPVAWVMVLISWSMAALYSYGLVYSKANVEGLEEFIESMYCMGSCTLLFNALWSVLDTLLTFFLPCSVMIGLYARIFVIARKHIRTIGDANQHENESTFKSSRRSERKAAKTLGVVVGAFIICWLPFFINSIMDPYINFSTPVALFEAFVWLGYINSTINPIIYGLFYPWFRKTLSLILTMRIFEPNSSDISVFTV; encoded by the coding sequence ATGGATTTATCATCACAAAAATATGATCCCACTGAGTTTTGTTTTCCTGCAGTGAACAACTCTTGTCTTAAAGGCACACACCTTGTTTCCACTCAGACTGTGTTGTATCTCATATTGGTGTCGGCGATGACTGTGACTATTCTAGGAAATTCGGTGGTCATCATCTCCATAGCGCACTTCAAACAGCTCCAGACACCCACTAACATCCTGGTGATGTCTCTGGCTCTTGCGGACCTGCTGCTTGGACTGGTGGTCATGCCTTTCAGTATGATCCGTTCTGTCGATGGCTGCTGGTACTATGGAGATGTCTTCTGTTTGCTCCACTCCAGTTTTGACTTATTTCTTACATCTGTGTCTATTTTTCATCTAATTTTTATTGCTATTGATCGACATCAGGCTGTGTGTTATCCACTTCAGTACCCTACGAGAATAACCATACCTGTTGCATGGGTCATGGTGCTGATAAGTTGGAGCATGGCTGCTTTATATTCATATGGTTTAGTGTACTCAAAAGCTAATGTGGAAGGACTGGAGGAATTTATTGAATCTATGTACTGTATGGGAAGTTGCACTCTGCTTTTCAATGCATTGTGGTCCGTTTTGGACACATTACTAACTTTTTTCTTGCCTTGTTCTGTCATGATTGGACTGTATGCAAGAATTTTTGTAATTGCAAGAAAGCACATTAGAACAATTGGTGATGCAAATCAGCATGAAAATGAGAGCACGTTTAAGAGCTCTCGACGATCTGAGCGCAAAGCAGCAAAAACTCTTGGTGTGGTCGTGGGTGCCTTTATTATTTGCTGGCTGCCGTTTTTTATTAACTCTATAATGGATCCCTACATCAACTTTTCTACCCCAGTTGCTCTTTTTGAAGCATTTGTCTGGTTAGGCTACATTAACTCAACCATAAACCCCATCATATATGGCCTTTTCTATCCATGGTTTAGAAAAACCCTTTCTCTCATTTTAACAATGAGAATATTTGAACCAAACTCATCAGATAtcagtgttttcactgtttGA
- the LOC127502526 gene encoding trace amine-associated receptor 13c-like: MDLSSQEYNPTEFCFPAVNNSCLKGTHLVSTQTVLYLILVSAMSLTILGNLVVIISIAHFKQLQTPTNILVMSLALADLLLGLVVMPFSMIRSVDGCWYYGDAFCLLHSTFDLFLTSVSIFHLIFIAIDRHQAVCYPLQYPTRITIPVAWVMVLISWSMAALYSYGLVYSNANVEGLEEFIESIYCMGSCTLLFNALWGALDTLIGFFLPCSVMVGLYARIFVVAKKHARKLDDTHQQENENVFKSSRRSERKAAKTLGVVVGAFIFSWLPFFINSMIDPYINFSTPVALFEVFVWLGYINSTINPIIYGLFYPWFRKTLSLILTMRIFETNSSDINVFTV; encoded by the coding sequence ATGGATTTATCATCACAAGAATATAATCCCACTGAGTTTTGTTTTCCTGCAGTGAACAACTCTTGTCTTAAAGGCACACACCTTGTGTCCACTCAGACTGTGTTGTATCTCATATTGGTGTCGGCGATGTCTTTGACCATTCTAGGAAATTTGGTGGTCATCATCTCCATAGCGCATTTCAAACAGCTCCAGACACCCACTAACATCCTGGTGATGTCTCTGGCTCTCGCGGATCTGCTGCTTGGACTGGTGGTCATGCCTTTCAGTATGATCCGTTCTGTCGATGGTTGCTGGTACTATGGAGATGCCTTCTGTTTGCTCCACTCCACTTTTGACCTATTTCTCACATCTGTGTCTATTTTTCATCTAATTTTTATTGCAATTGATCGACATCAGGCTGTGTGTTATCCGCTTCAGTACCCTACAAGAATAACCATACCTGTTGCATGGGTCATGGTGCTGATAAGTTGGAGCATGGCTGCTTTATATTCATATGGTTTAGTGTACTCAAATGCTAATGTGGAAGGACTGGAGGAATTTATTGAATCAATATACTGTATGGGAAGTTGCACTCTGCTTTTCAATGCATTGTGGGGGGCTTTAGACACGTTAATAGGTTTTTTCTTGCCCTGTTCTGTCATGGTTGGACTGTATGCAAGAATTTTTGTGGTTGCAAAAAAGCATGCTAGAAAACTTGATGATACACACCAGCAGGAAAATGAGAATGTGTTTAAAAGCTCTCGACGATCTGAGCGTAAAGCAGCAAAAACTCTTGGTGTGGTCGTGGGTGCCTTTATTTTTTCCTGGCTGCCTTTTTTTATTAACTCTATGATTGATCCCTACATCAACTTTTCCACCCCAGTTGCACTTTTTGAAGTGTTTGTCTGGTTAGGCTACATTAACTCAACCATAAACCCCATCATATATGGCCTTTTCTACCCATGGTTTAGAAAAACCCTTTCTCTTATTTTAACAATGAGAATATTTGAAACAAACTCGTCTGACatcaatgttttcactgtttgA
- the LOC127502603 gene encoding trace amine-associated receptor 13c-like — MDLSSQEYDPTEFCFPAVNNSCLKGTHLVSTQTVLYLILVSAMTVTILGNSVVIISIAHFKQLQTPTNILVMSLALTDLLLGLVVMPFSMIRSVNGCWYYGDAFCLLHSTFDLFLTSVSILHLVCIAIDRHQAVCYPLQYPTRITIPVAWVMVLISWTLVAVYSYGLLYSKANVKGLEEYIKSRYCIGSCSLLFSKLWSVLDTLLTFFLPCSVMVGLYVRIFVVAKKHVRTIGEANQHENVNVFKSSRRSERKAAKTLGVVVGAFIFCWLPFFINSVMDPYINFSTPVALFEVFVWLGYINSTINPIIYGFFYPWFRKTLSLIITMRIFEPNSSDITVFTV; from the coding sequence ATGGATTTATCATCACAAGAATATGATCCCACTGAGTTTTGTTTTCCTGCAGTGAACAACTCTTGTCTTAAAGGCACACACCTTGTGTCCACTCAGACTGTGTTGTATCTCATATTGGTGTCGGCGATGACTGTGACCATTCTAGGAAATTCGGTGGTCATCATCTCCATAGCGCACTTCAAACAGCTCCAGACTCCCACTAACATCCTGGTGATGTCTCTGGCTCTCACAGACCTGCTGCTTGGACTGGTGGTCATGCCTTTCAGTATGATCCGTTCTGTCAATGGTTGCTGGTACTATGGAGATGCCTTCTGTTTGCTCCACTCCACTTTTGACTTATTTCTCACATCTGTGTCTATTTTGCATCTTGTTTGTATTGCTATTGATCGACATCAGGCTGTGTGTTATCCGCTTCAATACCCTACAAGAATAACCATACCTGTTGCATGGGTCATGGTGCTGATAAGTTGGACCTTGGTTGCAGTATATTCATATGGTCTACTGTATTCAAAGGCTAATGTGAAAGGACTGGAAGAATATATTAAATCAAGATACTGTATAGGAAGTTGCAGTCTGCTTTTCAGTAAATTGTGGTCTGTTTTAGacacattgctaacatttttCTTGCCTTGTTCTGTCATGGTTGGACTGTATGTGAGGATTTTTGTAGTTGCAAAAAAACACGTAAGAACAATCGGTGAGGCAAACCAGCATGAAAATGTGAATGTGTTTAAAAGCTCTCGACGATCTGAGCGCAAAGCAGCAAAAACTCTTGGTGTGGTCGTGGGTGCCTTTATTTTTTGCTGGCTGCCTTTTTTTATTAACTCTGTGATGGATCCCTACATCAACTTTTCCACCCCAGTTGCTCTTTTTGAAGTGTTTGTCTGGTTAGGCTACATTAACTCAACCATAAACCCCATCATTTATGGCTTTTTCTACCCATGGTTTAGAAAAACCCTTTCTCTCATTATAACAATGAGAATATTTGAACCAAACTCGtctgacatcactgttttcactgtttga
- the LOC127501782 gene encoding trace amine-associated receptor 13c-like: MEFLEHHCFPLWNTSCSLDFHLNYVNVLLFLYISAISVLTVCGNLLVIISITVFKQLHTPTNLLILSLAVSDFLVGICVMPVESIRSINSCFYMEKSHCRIFHMIMSILGSASLINIMLVAIDRYFAVCDPLLYMSKMTMRKTLIFISLGWTASICYNLVPLNLGNSNLTGIIVICLRECAVAVSNSWGPADLIVSFIAPCIVMLILYVRILTVALRQAKAISNFAKKRGSQKNLKSLRKSEVKATKTLSTIVFVYFICWVPWYISMLNMKQFQKSSVSLSALLCLFYTNSCINPFIYAISYPWFKRSVKLVVSLKILQTATNQLNLFPEDC, translated from the coding sequence ATGGAATTTCTTGAGCATCACTGCTTTCCCCTCTGGAATACAAGCTGCTCTCTGGACTTTCATTTGAATTATGTCAATGTATTGTTATTCTTGTATATATCTGCAATCTCTGTGCTGACGGTGTGTGGAAACCTACTTGTCATCATCTCTATAACAGTTTTCAAGCAGCTTCACACACCAACCAACCTGCTCATCCTCTCACTGGCCGTATCTGACTTTTTGGTGGGAATTTGTGTGATGCCTGTTGAAAGCATTAGGAGCATTAACTCATGTTTTTATATGGAAAAATCACACTGTCGTATCTTTCATATGATTATGTCCATTCTTGGATCTGCGTCCCTCATCAATATCATGCTTGTGGCTATTGATCGTTATTTTGCTGTATGTGATCCGCTCCTGTATATGTCCAAAATGACAATGAGAAAAACACTGATCTTCATAAGTTTAGGATGGACTGCATCCATCTGTTATAATCTTGTACCATTGAATTTGGGAAATTCAAACCTGACAGGGATAATTGTGATCTGTCTAAGAGAATGTGCAGTGGCTGTCAGCAACTCCTGGGGTCCAGCTGACTTGATAGTGAGCTTCATTGCTCCATGTATAGTGATGTTAATTCTGTATGTAAGAATTCTCACAGTGGCCTTGAGACAAGCAAAAGCAATCTCCAACTTTGCAAAGAAAAGAGGATCTCAGAAAAACTTAAAATCACTCAGGAAATCAGAGGTGAAGGCGACAAAAACATTGAGCACAATTGTCTTTGTGTATTTCATTTGCTGGGTTCCCTGGTATATAAGTATGCTTAATATGAAACAATTTCAAAAGTCATCTGTGAGCCTCTCTGCTTTACTGTGTTTATTTTACACTAATTCATGCATCAATCCCTTTATATATGCGATATCTTACCCCTGGTTCAAAAGATCAGTGAAGCTTGTGGTTAGCCTAAAAATACTGCAGACAGCAACTAACCAGCTTAACTTATTTCCTGAAGACTGTTAA